Proteins encoded within one genomic window of Alkalilimnicola sp. S0819:
- the pdxH gene encoding pyridoxamine 5'-phosphate oxidase encodes MQVDPEALSRIQELLAQAGELDLNEPTAMTLATAGADGRPTARIVLLKQADERGFVFYTNSRSRKGRNLAENPWAALCLFWQPLMRQVLIEGRVEPVSEAESDAYWAHRPRSSQIGAWASEQSEPLADRETLERRTAEFEQRFAGVAVPRPPHWGGYLLRPELIEFWVSRPGRLHERQRYTLVDGAWQQSLVYP; translated from the coding sequence ATGCAGGTAGACCCGGAAGCCCTGAGCCGCATTCAGGAACTGCTGGCCCAGGCCGGCGAGCTGGATCTCAATGAACCCACTGCCATGACGCTGGCCACCGCCGGCGCCGACGGCCGGCCCACGGCCCGCATCGTGTTGCTCAAACAGGCCGACGAGCGCGGTTTCGTCTTCTATACCAATAGCCGGAGTCGCAAGGGGCGCAACCTGGCCGAGAACCCCTGGGCGGCGCTGTGCCTGTTCTGGCAACCGCTGATGCGCCAGGTGCTCATAGAAGGGCGGGTGGAACCGGTCAGCGAGGCCGAATCCGACGCCTATTGGGCACACCGGCCGCGGAGCAGCCAGATCGGTGCCTGGGCCTCGGAACAGTCCGAGCCCTTGGCCGACCGGGAGACCCTGGAGCGGCGCACCGCCGAATTCGAGCAGCGCTTTGCCGGTGTGGCTGTGCCCCGCCCGCCCCACTGGGGTGGATACCTGCTGCGCCCCGAACTGATCGAATTCTGGGTTTCACGCCCTGGGCGGCTCCACGAGCGTCAGCGTTATACCCTGGTGGACGGTGCCTGGCAGCAGAGCCTGGTCTACCCCTGA
- a CDS encoding H-NS family nucleoid-associated regulatory protein produces the protein MDLSKYSLEELRELQKDLERELRARRKEEARRAQKELKEVAEKYGFSLSDLVGASPARTTAKGKPRFRHPDDASKTWSGRGRKPFWIKDWEASGRSLSELAID, from the coding sequence ATGGATCTTTCCAAGTACAGTTTGGAAGAGCTGCGCGAGCTGCAAAAAGACCTGGAACGGGAGCTGCGCGCCCGCCGCAAGGAAGAGGCGCGTCGCGCGCAGAAGGAATTGAAGGAAGTGGCCGAAAAGTACGGCTTCAGCCTGAGCGACCTGGTGGGCGCCAGCCCGGCGCGCACCACCGCCAAGGGCAAGCCGCGCTTTCGTCACCCGGATGACGCGAGCAAGACCTGGTCCGGCCGGGGCCGCAAGCCCTTCTGGATCAAGGACTGGGAAGCCAGTGGCCGTTCCCTGAGCGAACTGGCCATCGACTGA
- a CDS encoding ABC transporter permease — translation MNQNQQLRSNLIALGTLVLKETHRYMRIWAQTLLPPAITMTLYFVIFGSLIGPRIGPMDGYSYIEFIAPGIIMMAVITNSYANVASSFFGAKFQSHIEEILVSPTPNFFILLGYLAGGVGRGLLVGLIVTLVALFFTDLRIHNPWITLSVVLLTAILFSLGGFLNALFGRKFDDIAIVPTFVLTPLTYLGGVFYSISLLPPFWERVSHLNPILYMVNGFRYGILGASDIDIRVAYSIILLFIVLLGGFCLYLLNRGTGLRK, via the coding sequence ATGAATCAAAACCAGCAATTGCGCAGCAACCTGATAGCCCTGGGCACCCTGGTGCTCAAGGAGACCCACCGATACATGCGCATCTGGGCGCAGACCCTGCTGCCCCCGGCGATCACCATGACGCTGTACTTCGTCATCTTCGGCAGCCTGATCGGCCCACGCATCGGCCCCATGGACGGCTATTCCTACATCGAATTCATCGCCCCTGGCATCATTATGATGGCGGTCATCACCAACTCCTACGCCAATGTGGCCTCGTCCTTCTTCGGGGCGAAATTCCAGAGCCACATCGAGGAAATCCTGGTCTCGCCGACACCGAATTTCTTCATCCTGCTGGGCTATCTGGCCGGCGGCGTGGGGCGGGGACTACTGGTGGGCCTGATCGTCACGCTGGTGGCCTTGTTCTTCACCGACCTGCGTATCCACAATCCGTGGATCACCCTCTCGGTGGTACTGCTCACCGCGATATTGTTCTCGCTGGGCGGGTTCCTCAACGCCCTGTTCGGGCGCAAGTTCGATGACATCGCCATCGTCCCCACCTTCGTACTGACCCCACTGACCTATCTGGGCGGCGTCTTCTATTCCATCTCGCTGCTGCCCCCGTTCTGGGAGCGGGTGTCGCACCTGAACCCCATCCTCTACATGGTCAATGGCTTTCGCTACGGCATTCTGGGCGCATCGGACATCGATATCCGTGTCGCCTACAGCATCATCCTGCTGTTCATCGTGCTGCTGGGCGGTTTTTGCCTGTATCTGTTGAACCGAGGCACTGGACTGCGCAAGTGA